Proteins encoded in a region of the Nitrospira sp. genome:
- a CDS encoding CpsD/CapB family tyrosine-protein kinase encodes MEELSQAIEQYKQESRQGAGGRSEPYPSSRQNPPPIVYSKTRVVECREEVLRRHRVVAAFDRGEFADGYQLLRTQVLHRLRENHWNVLGVTSPRAQEGKSLTALNLAITLAMETTQTVMLIDADLKHPAIHTLLGLGDCRGLADYALEDCPLEDILIHPGLGRLVVLPGGRPIQRSAEVLTSTRMSGLITDVKHRYPARVIVIDLPPLLVSSDVLAFAPSLDALLLVAGEGMTTRQDIKESLALVRGAVPVLGTVLNQSGKDQRNVDAMRALAAN; translated from the coding sequence ATGGAAGAACTCTCGCAAGCCATCGAACAGTATAAGCAGGAGTCCAGGCAGGGGGCGGGGGGGCGTTCCGAACCCTACCCGTCTTCCCGACAGAACCCTCCGCCGATCGTGTACTCCAAGACGCGGGTGGTGGAATGCCGTGAAGAGGTCTTGCGGCGTCACCGCGTCGTGGCGGCCTTTGACCGGGGTGAATTTGCCGACGGGTATCAGCTCTTGCGCACGCAGGTGCTGCATCGCCTGCGTGAGAATCACTGGAATGTCCTCGGTGTGACGAGTCCGCGCGCGCAGGAAGGGAAGTCGCTGACGGCGTTGAATCTCGCGATTACCCTGGCAATGGAAACGACGCAAACCGTGATGTTGATCGATGCCGACTTGAAACATCCGGCCATCCATACCTTGCTCGGATTGGGGGACTGTCGGGGCCTGGCGGATTATGCGTTGGAGGACTGCCCGCTGGAGGACATTCTCATCCATCCGGGGTTGGGGCGCCTGGTGGTCCTTCCCGGCGGCCGCCCGATCCAGCGCTCCGCCGAGGTGCTGACCTCTACACGGATGTCGGGGCTGATCACGGACGTGAAGCATCGCTATCCGGCCCGGGTCATCGTGATCGATCTGCCTCCGCTGCTGGTCAGTTCGGATGTGCTGGCCTTCGCGCCTTCGCTGGACGCGCTCTTGCTGGTGGCCGGGGAGGGTATGACCACCCGCCAGGATATCAAAGAGTCGCTGGCCCTGGTGCGGGGGGCGGTGCCCGTGCTCGGGACGGTCTTGAATCAATCGGGGAAAGACCAACGTAACGTCGACGCCATGCGCGCGCTGGCTGCGAACTAA
- a CDS encoding polysaccharide biosynthesis/export family protein: MDKMMQVSYVMRRLSWTLIGGLLLWLGGCSAFESSNKAGAMSATGSGVEYLLGAEDVLLIAVWKDEHLTKEVVVRPDGFVSFPLVGEVQAAGRTVEEVRADIAKRLAKYIPNPNVSVAAMKVLSYRIYVLGRVNKPGEFLIGHTTDVLQALSLAGGLTPFASENDIRIIRRINGEQQVIPVPYGDLKRGKSLERNALLQRGDVVMVP; the protein is encoded by the coding sequence ATGGATAAGATGATGCAGGTGTCATACGTCATGCGACGGTTGTCCTGGACGCTTATCGGCGGGCTGCTGCTTTGGCTCGGCGGGTGCAGCGCGTTCGAGTCTTCGAATAAGGCAGGGGCGATGTCCGCAACCGGGTCCGGTGTCGAGTATCTTCTGGGAGCGGAAGACGTGCTTTTGATCGCCGTCTGGAAGGATGAACACCTGACCAAAGAAGTCGTTGTCAGGCCCGACGGGTTCGTCTCATTTCCCCTCGTGGGAGAAGTGCAGGCGGCGGGACGGACGGTTGAAGAGGTGCGCGCGGACATCGCCAAGCGACTGGCGAAGTATATCCCCAATCCGAACGTCTCGGTCGCGGCGATGAAAGTCTTGAGCTATCGGATCTATGTGCTGGGGCGTGTCAATAAGCCCGGCGAGTTCCTGATCGGCCACACGACGGATGTCCTGCAGGCGTTGAGTCTTGCCGGTGGTCTGACGCCGTTTGCGTCTGAAAACGATATTCGAATTATCCGGCGTATCAATGGCGAGCAACAGGTGATTCCCGTGCCCTATGGGGATCTCAAACGGGGGAAGAGCCTGGAGCGCAATGCGTTATTGCAGCGCGGTGATGTGGTCATGGTGCCTTGA
- a CDS encoding surface lipoprotein assembly modifier, which translates to MMWRWLVAAVLSGSSLCTGGFVLNGYAAEWSAEPSLGVKGEYNSNLLLVAGPQKPVYGHWVSPGIKFAGSTENLDVSGKAAADLVRYYGGRNQDLLNLYFPLSVKYGLARETFGFDGGFTRDNTLMGELLRTGVVLSFTQRNMWNLAPSWSHAFTERLSLQTSYQYSKATYEDGARLGLVDYQVQGGSTGLAYQPTENDRMQVSGTYTNFSVANASALRSHIVGAQVSWSHAFTESLSATVTGGPQLVSSSISFGPAQLTDTQTLWVASANVKKQWDAGFAEVVVGREINPSGFGLLLKTERVGLTLSQDLTDRLTVSVNGQVLLASSIASKAVPFTFPENRYITVTPRLTWKFDQYWSVDAAYTYNRREVESFGERAFGNATTVMLTYYPPKLSVGR; encoded by the coding sequence ATGATGTGGCGATGGCTTGTGGCGGCGGTGTTGTCGGGAAGCAGTCTCTGCACGGGCGGGTTTGTCCTGAACGGATACGCGGCGGAATGGTCGGCCGAACCGTCGTTGGGAGTGAAAGGTGAGTACAACAGTAATCTATTGCTGGTGGCCGGCCCGCAAAAGCCGGTCTACGGGCACTGGGTCTCGCCCGGCATCAAGTTTGCCGGGTCGACGGAAAATCTGGACGTCAGCGGGAAAGCGGCGGCCGATCTCGTGCGGTATTACGGCGGCCGCAATCAGGATCTGCTGAATCTCTATTTCCCGCTCTCTGTGAAGTACGGGCTGGCCCGGGAAACCTTCGGCTTCGACGGCGGGTTCACGAGAGACAATACGTTGATGGGGGAACTGTTGCGGACCGGTGTCGTGCTCAGCTTCACGCAGCGGAATATGTGGAATCTGGCGCCCTCGTGGTCGCACGCGTTCACGGAACGCCTGTCCCTCCAGACTTCCTACCAGTATTCCAAGGCTACGTACGAAGATGGCGCGCGGCTAGGGCTGGTGGATTATCAGGTGCAGGGCGGGTCCACCGGACTGGCGTATCAACCGACGGAGAACGATCGTATGCAGGTGTCAGGGACGTATACGAACTTCAGCGTGGCCAACGCCAGCGCGCTACGGTCCCATATCGTCGGAGCGCAGGTCTCGTGGTCTCATGCCTTCACCGAATCGCTCTCGGCGACCGTGACTGGCGGGCCGCAGCTGGTGTCCTCCAGCATCTCGTTCGGACCGGCGCAGCTCACCGATACGCAAACCCTGTGGGTGGCCAGCGCCAACGTCAAAAAGCAATGGGATGCCGGGTTTGCGGAAGTCGTCGTGGGCCGGGAGATCAATCCCAGCGGATTCGGCCTGCTGCTGAAGACGGAACGGGTCGGCCTCACTCTGTCGCAGGACCTGACGGATCGGTTGACCGTCTCGGTGAATGGGCAGGTGCTCCTGGCCTCCTCCATTGCCTCGAAAGCGGTTCCGTTCACGTTTCCGGAAAACCGCTATATTACTGTAACGCCACGGTTGACCTGGAAATTCGACCAATATTGGTCGGTGGATGCCGCCTATACCTATAATCGGCGCGAGGTGGAGAGCTTCGGCGAACGGGCGTTTGGAAACGCGACGACGGTGATGCTGACATACTACCCGCCCAAGCTGTCGGTCGGGCGTTAA
- a CDS encoding tetratricopeptide repeat protein: MNRHLIGVVAAIVAVSLVACGGPEERKAKYRLRAQEYFQEGNYPKARVALRNVLKIDPKDAEAYFLYAQVEEKEKNWRNAVTGYQQVVELNPAHDRAWIKLGKYFLEARAIERVDQAADRVLALHPDHVGARSLKIAALAVGGRVEEAIVQAEQLRTGAPTDVDAALLLASLYASRERTAEAVPVIRQVLDAHPDSVELLGALAMIYVRAGNPAEADRAFQRVIALEPTVLDHRLRRAALFDQQQQYEQAEAVMREATQLDPDSDVRRLALVEYVAKRRGSAEAEVALLKAQEDLPRSGKIRFALGSLYEGTQQPAKAQSVYEAIKKEFSGKPEGLDAQVKLAGLEWSAGRQDKAEQALEQILKDNPLSSDALLLRGKIALQRGNGKAAAQDFRSVLKDAAEAAEVHVLLGRAQLLNGDLALARESLEKAVALAPALSDAQIVLVGLDVTGGHLKEARKRLEPLLARDPGNLRFLGLLYQIQIQEKDWDRSHDTLTRLRSAGADRAKIDLAEGQAAAAQQQWDQAEAAFNRALTQQPLAAEPLLALVQLGVKRGALQQTQIRLETMVAEQPNHPYAAGFLGEVLLMKGETESAMGRFETATQLNPSWTTPWVHLAQFRYAKQDMTAGDAALKKALEASPDNEQLRVMLATSLEGRNLIDEAMAQYELALKSNPKSLLAANNLAALLIDRKGDAVSLQRALLLSRDFEAQTSNAYLLDTLGWVHLKLGHRPDALRLLKQALAKAPSHPVLNYHLGVAYAQSGEKTEARQFLSQALQSKQSFPWFDEAKSMLAKIDG, encoded by the coding sequence ATGAATCGACATTTGATAGGCGTCGTGGCGGCGATTGTGGCGGTCAGTCTGGTGGCCTGCGGGGGTCCGGAAGAACGCAAGGCTAAATACCGGCTGCGCGCGCAGGAATATTTTCAAGAGGGGAATTATCCTAAAGCCCGGGTGGCCCTCCGCAATGTCCTCAAGATCGACCCGAAAGATGCGGAGGCTTATTTCCTCTACGCGCAGGTGGAGGAAAAGGAAAAGAACTGGCGCAATGCGGTGACGGGATACCAGCAGGTGGTGGAGTTGAATCCCGCGCATGATCGCGCCTGGATCAAGCTGGGGAAGTATTTTCTCGAAGCGCGGGCGATCGAGCGGGTGGATCAGGCGGCGGACCGCGTGCTCGCGTTGCATCCCGACCATGTGGGAGCGCGGTCGCTCAAAATCGCCGCGCTGGCCGTGGGTGGCCGGGTCGAGGAGGCGATTGTACAGGCGGAACAGCTGCGGACGGGCGCTCCGACCGATGTCGATGCCGCCCTGTTGCTGGCCTCCTTGTATGCCTCGCGTGAGCGGACGGCGGAGGCGGTGCCGGTGATCCGGCAGGTGTTGGACGCGCACCCCGATAGCGTTGAGTTGCTTGGAGCGCTGGCGATGATCTATGTGCGTGCCGGCAATCCGGCCGAGGCGGATCGAGCGTTTCAGCGCGTGATTGCGCTGGAGCCGACGGTGCTCGACCACCGTCTCCGCCGGGCGGCGCTCTTCGACCAGCAGCAACAGTATGAGCAAGCAGAGGCGGTCATGCGCGAGGCGACGCAGCTCGATCCGGACAGCGACGTCCGTCGTCTGGCGCTCGTGGAGTATGTGGCGAAGCGGCGCGGTTCCGCCGAGGCTGAGGTGGCTTTGCTGAAGGCCCAGGAAGATCTGCCCCGTTCCGGGAAGATCCGGTTTGCGCTGGGGAGTCTGTATGAGGGGACGCAACAACCGGCAAAAGCCCAGTCGGTCTATGAAGCGATCAAAAAAGAATTCTCCGGGAAACCGGAAGGCCTGGATGCCCAAGTGAAACTGGCTGGCCTGGAATGGTCGGCGGGACGCCAGGACAAGGCCGAGCAGGCATTGGAGCAGATTCTCAAAGACAATCCCCTCTCATCGGACGCACTGCTGTTGCGCGGGAAAATCGCCTTACAGCGAGGGAACGGAAAGGCGGCGGCCCAGGATTTTCGATCCGTCTTGAAGGATGCGGCGGAAGCGGCGGAGGTCCATGTGCTCCTGGGGCGCGCGCAATTGTTGAACGGCGATCTCGCGCTGGCGCGTGAAAGTCTGGAAAAGGCCGTCGCTCTGGCGCCGGCTCTCTCCGATGCCCAGATTGTGCTGGTCGGATTGGACGTGACCGGCGGTCACCTGAAGGAAGCGCGGAAACGGCTTGAGCCATTGTTGGCCCGCGATCCCGGCAACCTCAGATTCCTGGGCCTCCTCTATCAGATCCAAATTCAGGAGAAGGATTGGGATCGTTCGCACGACACGCTGACCCGCCTCCGATCCGCCGGGGCCGACCGCGCGAAGATCGATTTGGCGGAAGGGCAGGCCGCCGCGGCGCAACAGCAATGGGATCAAGCGGAGGCGGCGTTCAACCGGGCGTTGACGCAACAGCCGCTTGCGGCCGAGCCGCTCCTCGCGCTGGTTCAGCTTGGGGTCAAGCGCGGGGCCCTGCAACAGACTCAGATCCGGCTCGAGACGATGGTTGCCGAACAGCCGAACCATCCTTACGCGGCGGGGTTTCTTGGCGAGGTGTTGCTGATGAAGGGGGAGACCGAGTCCGCTATGGGGCGGTTTGAAACGGCCACGCAGTTGAATCCGTCGTGGACGACCCCCTGGGTGCATCTCGCGCAATTCCGCTATGCCAAGCAGGACATGACCGCCGGGGATGCGGCCCTCAAGAAGGCGCTGGAAGCGAGCCCTGACAATGAACAGCTCCGGGTCATGCTGGCGACGAGTCTGGAGGGGCGGAATCTCATCGACGAGGCGATGGCGCAGTACGAGTTGGCGCTCAAGTCCAATCCGAAATCGCTCCTGGCCGCCAATAATCTTGCGGCCCTGCTGATTGATCGGAAGGGCGATGCGGTGAGTTTGCAACGGGCGCTGCTATTGAGCCGGGATTTCGAAGCCCAAACCTCGAACGCCTATCTCCTCGATACGCTCGGGTGGGTGCATCTCAAGCTGGGTCATCGGCCGGATGCGCTCAGGCTGCTCAAACAAGCGCTTGCCAAGGCGCCGAGCCATCCGGTGCTCAACTATCACCTGGGTGTGGCCTATGCCCAGTCTGGTGAGAAGACGGAGGCGCGGCAGTTTTTGAGTCAGGCGCTCCAGTCCAAGCAGTCATTCCCCTGGTTTGATGAGGCCAAATCCATGTTGGCGAAGATCGATGGATAA
- a CDS encoding AAA family ATPase, which produces MYESFYGFRTNPFTLVPDPRFLYLGKQHKTALNLLEYGLFNRAIFTVITGEPGTGKTTLLNTILEQSQHEVTLGVLSHTHAGLGSLMPWVLMAFNLDGKGMDSVELFKTFTAFIGREHQRQRRVVLVVDEAQNLGAAMLEELRLLSNVNNGRNQPLQIVLSGQPGLRGLLQRGDLVQFAQRISVDYHLQPLGEDETPSYIRHRMSMAGGARSVMTTQASVMVHRLTGGNARLINQVCDVSLAYGYAERAPLVTANIVWRATNDRRAGGILPVAQYPLDNLFSQEDAVAEELEVAAAAPAPLAPEQAAALALSSTEPAAQSQQSYYEQGLALKQAGSYKQAIAAFERAATDALQQVRAMSQIALCLSAVGRHEDAAKELVALLKSRQGTDIERLNMRYFLARTLETLHRTQKACELYMIIHKHNPEFRDVGIRLRRLNPAWSLSSLSSSRWIKGFAKYYSQRLRACF; this is translated from the coding sequence ATGTACGAATCGTTCTACGGGTTTCGAACCAATCCCTTCACGCTGGTGCCGGATCCCCGTTTTCTTTATCTGGGGAAACAGCACAAGACGGCCCTGAATCTGCTGGAGTACGGGTTATTCAACCGGGCCATCTTCACGGTCATCACCGGCGAGCCGGGGACCGGCAAGACGACCCTCCTGAACACGATCCTGGAGCAGTCGCAGCATGAAGTGACGTTGGGGGTGCTCTCGCACACGCACGCCGGCCTGGGGAGTCTGATGCCCTGGGTGCTGATGGCGTTCAATCTCGACGGCAAGGGGATGGACAGCGTCGAGCTGTTCAAGACGTTTACGGCCTTCATCGGCCGTGAGCATCAGCGCCAGCGACGGGTTGTCCTCGTCGTGGACGAAGCGCAGAATCTCGGCGCGGCGATGCTGGAAGAGTTGCGTCTCTTGTCGAATGTGAACAACGGGCGGAATCAGCCGCTCCAGATCGTGTTGTCGGGCCAGCCGGGTTTGCGCGGCCTGCTCCAGCGCGGCGACCTCGTCCAATTCGCTCAGCGCATCTCCGTCGATTATCATTTGCAGCCGCTCGGTGAGGATGAAACCCCGTCTTATATCCGGCACCGTATGTCGATGGCGGGTGGCGCGCGATCGGTCATGACCACCCAGGCGTCGGTCATGGTGCATCGCCTGACCGGCGGCAATGCTCGTTTGATCAACCAGGTTTGCGATGTGTCTCTCGCCTACGGCTATGCGGAGCGAGCGCCGCTGGTGACCGCCAACATCGTCTGGCGTGCGACCAACGATCGGCGGGCAGGCGGGATCCTGCCGGTCGCGCAGTATCCGTTGGACAATCTGTTCAGTCAGGAGGATGCCGTTGCTGAAGAGCTGGAAGTCGCGGCGGCTGCGCCGGCTCCTCTTGCGCCAGAACAGGCCGCGGCGCTTGCCCTGTCGTCGACTGAGCCGGCCGCCCAGTCCCAGCAATCGTATTACGAGCAGGGACTCGCTTTGAAACAGGCCGGATCGTATAAACAGGCGATTGCGGCATTTGAACGAGCGGCAACGGACGCGCTGCAGCAGGTCCGGGCGATGTCCCAAATTGCGTTGTGCCTCAGCGCGGTCGGCCGGCATGAGGATGCGGCCAAGGAACTGGTGGCGCTTTTGAAAAGCCGGCAAGGAACGGACATTGAGCGACTCAACATGCGTTATTTTCTCGCCCGCACATTGGAAACCCTCCATCGAACGCAGAAGGCCTGCGAGCTGTACATGATTATCCACAAGCATAATCCGGAGTTCCGCGATGTCGGAATCCGTCTCCGGCGCCTCAATCCGGCGTGGAGCCTGAGCTCCCTCAGTTCATCGAGATGGATCAAAGGCTTTGCGAAATACTATAGCCAGCGCCTGCGGGCCTGTTTTTAG
- a CDS encoding Wzz/FepE/Etk N-terminal domain-containing protein produces the protein MAIAQSIGADRSVDAGHTVKDFWQMVRRRRTVIFSVVSVIAAIGLATAFLWPPVYRSKATILIEEQEIPTDLVRSTITSYADQRIETIKQQVMSRASLWRIVEQYGLYHRLRKGSPTEEVLQQFVKDIQIEVINVKVVDKRTQTPTQATIAFTLAYDGETPDLAQKVTNELTDLFLGENLKSRERHAQQTTAFLKQEAENLAHHIEALESKIAVVKQKADGALPELTQLNMQLLNQADRELIDVDRDIRSLEERKAFLEGELATLKPNTPIIAASGERIFDSGERLKALRAQYASASGYLSEDHPDIIKMKQELVALERETGGDAPGEDVPKRLDGERSRLATLMERYGADHPDVTHAQQAVAGLERELAEMTKRPPRTALFKPENPAYINIQSQLASTSASLQALQKSKVSLKKRAEEMARRVERLPEVEPEYQDLMRDREGTAHKYQEIRSRLMEAQVSEGLEVQRKGERFSLIDPADLPERTERPNRPVILILTGLLAVVGGVGAGAAAEQLDETIRTAHQLSLAAGMAPLAVIRYLPMEEEVLDVIRRRRYWRWAGVGAAVIAAVVAHYLWLPLDIVWFAALRKLGLA, from the coding sequence ATGGCGATCGCGCAGTCTATCGGAGCAGATCGGTCGGTCGACGCAGGCCATACGGTGAAGGATTTCTGGCAGATGGTCCGCCGCCGCCGGACGGTCATTTTTTCCGTCGTGTCCGTGATCGCGGCCATCGGTCTGGCCACGGCCTTCCTGTGGCCCCCGGTGTACCGGTCGAAGGCGACGATCCTGATCGAGGAGCAGGAGATTCCTACGGATCTCGTCCGCTCGACGATCACCAGCTATGCCGATCAGCGGATCGAAACGATCAAGCAGCAGGTCATGAGCCGGGCCAGTCTGTGGAGAATTGTGGAGCAGTACGGGCTGTATCATCGGCTCCGGAAGGGCAGTCCGACCGAGGAAGTCTTGCAGCAGTTCGTCAAAGATATTCAGATTGAAGTGATCAACGTCAAAGTGGTCGATAAGCGCACCCAGACTCCGACACAGGCGACGATCGCGTTTACGCTGGCCTATGACGGAGAAACCCCCGACCTGGCCCAGAAGGTGACAAACGAGCTCACGGATTTATTTTTGGGAGAGAATCTGAAGTCACGGGAGCGCCACGCGCAGCAGACGACGGCGTTCCTGAAACAGGAAGCCGAGAATCTTGCGCATCACATCGAAGCGCTCGAAAGCAAGATCGCGGTGGTGAAACAGAAGGCGGACGGCGCTTTGCCGGAGCTGACCCAGCTCAACATGCAGCTGTTGAATCAGGCGGACCGGGAGCTGATCGACGTCGACCGGGATATTCGGAGCCTCGAAGAGCGCAAGGCGTTCCTGGAAGGCGAACTGGCGACGCTGAAACCCAACACGCCCATCATTGCCGCCAGCGGCGAGCGGATCTTCGATTCTGGGGAGCGACTCAAGGCCTTGCGCGCGCAATATGCCAGCGCGAGCGGGTACTTGTCCGAAGATCATCCTGACATCATCAAGATGAAACAAGAGCTTGTGGCGCTGGAGCGGGAAACGGGGGGCGACGCGCCTGGCGAGGATGTCCCGAAGCGATTGGATGGGGAACGGTCCCGGTTGGCGACTTTGATGGAGCGTTATGGAGCGGATCATCCGGATGTGACCCATGCCCAACAGGCCGTGGCGGGCTTGGAACGGGAACTGGCGGAGATGACCAAGCGACCGCCCAGGACAGCGCTGTTCAAACCGGAGAATCCGGCCTACATCAACATTCAGTCTCAGCTCGCGTCTACGTCGGCCTCGCTGCAGGCGCTTCAAAAGTCCAAGGTCTCTCTGAAAAAACGTGCTGAGGAGATGGCCCGACGGGTCGAGCGTCTGCCGGAGGTTGAACCGGAATACCAGGACTTGATGCGCGATCGAGAAGGCACGGCGCACAAGTATCAGGAGATTCGCTCTCGCCTGATGGAAGCCCAGGTCTCGGAAGGGCTCGAAGTCCAGCGCAAGGGAGAACGATTCTCCTTGATCGATCCCGCCGACCTTCCTGAGCGGACGGAGCGTCCGAACCGGCCGGTTATTCTGATTCTCACGGGGTTGCTCGCCGTGGTGGGCGGGGTGGGAGCCGGAGCGGCGGCCGAACAGCTGGACGAAACCATCCGCACAGCCCATCAATTGAGTCTCGCGGCCGGGATGGCCCCGCTGGCGGTCATTCGCTACCTCCCCATGGAAGAGGAGGTGCTGGACGTGATTCGCCGCCGCCGCTATTGGCGGTGGGCGGGGGTCGGGGCGGCGGTGATCGCGGCTGTCGTGGCGCACTATCTCTGGCTGCCGCTCGACATCGTCTGGTTTGCCGCGCTCAGGAAACTCGGTCTGGCCTGA